A single genomic interval of Gossypium raimondii isolate GPD5lz chromosome 11, ASM2569854v1, whole genome shotgun sequence harbors:
- the LOC105804121 gene encoding L-type lectin-domain containing receptor kinase IX.1: MPRSFYHILVLPFFYWFLLVPLASSINFHIPRFDPNANDIFYQGDATASVGEIEFNKLNYLCRVGWATYGEMVRLWDSNTGKMSDFTSRFTVTIDTQGSSNSGHGVAFFLAPAGSQIPPNSAGGFLGLFNTTTSDSSTNQIVLVEFDTFPNPEWDPPVQHVGINKNSIASAVYTPWNASFHSGHPADVLITYNATSKNLSVSWSYKKTNNPKEKSSLSYQINLMEVLPEWVMVGFSAATGMYSERHTLHSWEFSSSLDIKETSGKNAKKTRIIIATSVSAAVLLAGILITFMILWRRKQILERNRRVALKVASITDDFERGAGPRRFTFEELVSATNNFSNERKLGEGGFGAVYRGYLADLDMAVAVKKISRGSRQGKREYITEVKIISQLRHRYLVQLVGWCHDKGEFLLVYEFMPNGSLDSHLFDKKTLLTWTSRYKIAQGLASAMLYLHEEWEQCVVHRDIKSSNVMLDLSFNVKLGDFGLARLMDHDLGWQTTRLVGTLGYMAPEYISTGRASKESDVFSFGVVALEIATGRKAINPLKQGSETSLVHWIWHLYEIGEHLSAIDERLNTEFDRDQVECLMIVGLWCAHPDSSLRPSIRQAIQVLNFETDLPELPRIMPTPVYVPTASVSSSEPSITTSSLQIGR, from the coding sequence ATGCCGAGATCCTTTTATCACATACTtgttttaccctttttttattgGTTCTTGCTTGTTCCATTAGCCAGTTCAATCAACTTTCACATTCCTCGGTTCGACCCTAATGCAAATGACATTTTCTATCAGGGAGATGCAACAGCTTCAGTTGGAGAGATTGAATTTAACAAGCTCAATTATCTTTGTCGTGTTGGTTGGGCCACATATGGTGAGATGGTGAGGCTTTGGGACTCTAACACTGGGAAGATGTCCGACTTCACCTCCCGTTTCACAGTCACCATTGACACCCAGGGTTCATCAAATTCTGGCCATGGGGTTGCATTCTTCCTTGCTCCTGCTGGATCCCAAATCCCACCAAACTCAGCTGGTGGCTTTTTAGGCCTGTTTAATACTACAACCTCTGATTCATCTACGAACCAAATAGTTCTTGTGGAATTTGATACTTTTCCAAACCCTGAATGGGATCCTCCAGTTCAGCATGTGGGGATAAACAAGAACTCCATTGCTTCAGCTGTCTATACACCTTGGAATGCTAGCTTTCACAGTGGACATCCTGCGGATGTACTGATTACTTACAATGCCACCTCTAAGAATTTGAGTGTGTCCTGGAGCTACAAAAAGACCAACAATCCGAAAGAGAAATCTAGTCTCTCTTATCAAATTAATCTGATGGAGGTTTTGCCAGAGTGGGTTATGGTTGGTTTTTCAGCTGCTACAGGTATGTATTCAGAACGACACACACTGCATTCATGGGAATTCAGTTCAAGTTTGGATATAAAAGAGACAAGTGGAAAGAATGCGAAAAAGACTAGAATTATAATTGCCACTTCGGTTTCAGCGGCTGTCTTGCTAGCTGGAATCCTGATAACATTTATGATTTTGTGGAGACGGAAACAGATACTGGAAAGGAATAGAAGAGTGGCATTGAAAGTAGCATCAATTACTGATGACTTCGAAAGAGGAGCCGGACCAAGAAGGTTCACATTTGAAGAACTTGTTTCAGCAACCAACAACTTCTCCAATGAGAGGAAGTTGGGTGAAGGTGGATTCGGTGCTGTTTACAGGGGTTACTTAGCAGATTTAGATATGGCGGTTGCTGTCAAGAAGATATCAAGAGGTTCCAGGCAAGGAAAAAGGGAGTACATAACCGAGGTGAAGATCATTAGCCAGTTAAGGCATCGGTATCTTGTTCAACTTGTGGGTTGGTGCCATGATAAAGGTGAATTTCTACTCGTGTACGAGTTCATGCCGAACGGTAGCCTTGATTCTCATCTCTTTGACAAGAAAACGCTTCTTACTTGGACTTCAAGGTACAAAATTGCTCAGGGTTTGGCCTCTGCAATGCTCTATCTCCATGAAGAGTGGGAGCAATGCGTGGTGCACCGTGATATAAAATCAAGCAATGTAATGCTGGATTTAAGCTTTAATGTCAAGCTCGGGGACTTCGGGTTGGCTCGGCTTATGGACCATGACCTAGGCTGGCAAACAACCAGGTTGGTTGGAACATTAGGTTACATGGCACCTGAATACATAAGCACAGGTAGAGCTAGTAAAGAATCCGATGTATTTAGCTTTGGAGTGGTTGCCTTAGAAATTGCCACTGGCCGAAAGGCAATTAATCCTTTAAAACAAGGTTCTGAAACGAGTTTGGTTCACTGGATTTGGCATCTGTATGAAATCGGAGAGCATCTGTCGGCAATTGATGAGAGACTTAATACAGAGTTTGACAGGGACCAGGTGGAGTGTTTGATGATCGTTGGATTATGGTGTGCGCACCCTGACAGTAGTCTGAGGCCTTCAATAAGGCAAGCTATTCAAGTCCTGAATTTTGAGACCGATCTGCCAGAACTTCCAAGGATAATGCCAACTCCTGTTTACGTTCCCACTGCATCTGTCAGTTCTAGTGAGCCTTCCATAACCACATCAAGCCTTCAAATTGGCCGCTAA